In a single window of the Silurus meridionalis isolate SWU-2019-XX chromosome 8, ASM1480568v1, whole genome shotgun sequence genome:
- the ccdc88c gene encoding LOW QUALITY PROTEIN: protein Daple (The sequence of the model RefSeq protein was modified relative to this genomic sequence to represent the inferred CDS: inserted 1 base in 1 codon) → MDVTVSELMANFMESPLVAWVKTFGPLASNCEDKLSMFMELVDGVFLHKIMTHIDPNPTNHRVNKQVNSDVNLRIQNLSTVTRHIRNYYQENLQQLVLMTLPNVLTIAKDPLSGKSMEEMKRLLLLLLGCAVQCERKEEIIERIKLLNIETQAAIVSHIQEVTHNQENVLDMQWLEVGELPPEDLDPLSRTMAFHLRKLIDERDECSELILELTQERDYLQSQQLTSSIGSSSADQSSQPALLPKEERQHISVELADTKAKLRRSRQELEEKTEQLIDARNELERLDAEMQKLKQENMQLLAEARSVRAYRDEVDALRERAGRVDRLETELARFKEKLHDVHFYKVRMEELREDNMTLLETKAMLEEQLGSARGRCDKLHELEKENLHLRSKLHDLEIDRDSDKKRXEELLEENMMLEISQKQSMNESAHLGWELEQLSKNNEVNDVRKSFVVEMNESASSRLLKLEKENQSLQSTIQNLREATLIYEEGQLHTMELERENQGLSKKLERLQTQLDQEKQTIKDTENLKEKLSKEKQKLEKEFETLKTEKGQQITELEREKEHLIQTVSSLRKRAQEDSEARVREVETENRILHQKISDTGSLLVQLENEKQQITKQLENECGSAKEMQKMVKHLECTQKQLQDELSSLKMAEEQLEILQSKNKVLEQENIGLKKDAKELQSDNMRLPLLEKERRKLENENSELLGTVAELRSQAKRTERLEINCSSLDKENQQLQECLESSSSKIEGLKNELHEAEAQSEDLRHELAELRKVARRAEEAEKERRKLEQELGQSEKERKQLEREARRLRQQVDVRESALEDSLLKLSNLEKEGTAMNRELARLQEVASRVKDMEKEKKDLQKQVTIDKKTLATLREELVNEKLRVQQQCNELEKLSHELEKIGLNREKLLQEEHSCEDNKYRILETKIESALKNSLELKEEKIQGLESRLEESSSLNQQLRTELASVKKTLEALRQRQEEETAHSEISQKTVEQGRSGTSQEKWETEQREITVELLKLKDHLIDVEKNNASLQTEKHLLKEHLKQLDSQNTQLNAQTLALQKQATTLQEQNTALHKDTAKLQVENSTLKSQNSSLTAQYTALQAQLQTLEAEAEVLQRQHEEARARCENIAQDHERLLSVHERQAAEYEQLISQHTALKSSQRALEHEHRSLESKYALLLKQKGAVEELEASLQREKESLEEEIRKNTEIMGENRSLREEMDRLSQKHSYLRQEYDGLQLQSKELKTSLNESQLELNRWQARFDELKEQHQGMDISMTKLDNHCELLTRLKGNLEEENHHLLSQIQILSQQNQTLLERSMESKELYHEEQKQYIDKLNSLRRQKEKLEEKIMDQYKFYDPTPKKRSHWPGAKAIAKLIKPKKEGPRDRLDSPRERLRSAPDIPLPEIPHPLDCSPNSPTLPPPSLPGRQTCLNLDSPSSISGDENHIQSSPVSSIGSNNRGLSYNSGSRSSESYRPAGGSTEDMNGYEELVLRQLGLEPGASCSTPLNPISHNAPGFTCSSLRPGRRPKGLISEEDLRIHSLDAGFGSGGHGNAGLRPKSADYSRNTSSSSSPVNSKDSLERLHRHSASLFSNDVAGLSHESATLSQSSLLPRSSTLPYEAMPQSRSTPRTTCPRPGSPGSEMVTLEEFLQESNTLSPPTVHTGSQEDLMTDYFTRVSRPTAPARDGAKTPTSYVTPTIKATASVPDGLASKPGHSVKPSIRLSEASMTLSQSQTLPNRGGRSLHLQHSGHRGGTTGSNSLNRTFSLASADLLQSNGPDSYRPEAGGKNQAEGMTRRERPLSARLSGSSGHISLDPRRLSVAPPRDDPPFTSSSTALHSDRYTGTGGRSGSLNSNNSHYPRGEVAMVTPVRAVSALRQKEVEEQKESRQAEPSPSSLKKSDSSGPGCYVEERPLSTPASPDPNNDQQTVWYEYGCV, encoded by the exons GCAAGAGCATGGAGGAGATGAAGAGGCTTTTGCTGCTGCTCTTGGGTTGTGCCGTTCAG tGTGAACGTAAAGAGGAAATCATTGAAAGGATTAAGCTGCTAAACATCGAAACCCAGGCAGCTATAGTTTCCCATATTCAGGAG GTGACCCACAACCAGGAGAATGTTCTGGACATGCAGTGGCTAGAGGTGGGGGAGCTGCCCCCTGAGGACCTCGACCCACTGTCTCGTACCATGGCCTTTCATCTACGCAAGCTCATTGACGAGCGTGATGAGTGCTCAGAG CTGATCTTGGAGCTGACTCAAGAGAGAGATTATTTGCAGTCGCAGCAGCTCACTAGCTCCATAGGCTCCTCCAGTGCTGACCAGTCCTCACAGCCCGCTTTACTCCCCAAAGAAGAACGGCAGCACATATCAGTGGAGCTCGCTGACACGAAGGCCAAACTTCGCCGTTCTCGCCAAGAACT AGAAGAAAAGACAGAGCAGCTGATTGATGCTAGAAACGAACTGGAACGTCTGGATGCAGAGATGCAAAAGCTGAAACAGGAG AACATGCAGCTTTTGGCAGAGGCACGGTCGGTACGTGCTTATCGTGATGAGGTGGATGCTCTGAGGGAACGTGCAGGCAGAGTGGATAGGCTTGAAACAGAACTTGCCCGCTTCAAAGAGAAACTTCACGATGTCCATTTCTACAAAGTTCGCATGGAG GAGCTGAGAGAGGACAATATGACTCTGCTGGAGACAAAAGCTATGCTGGAGGAGCAGCTAGGGTCAGCTAGGGGGCGCTGTGACAAACTACATGAGCTGGAGAAGGAGAACCTGCATCTGCGCTCTAAACTGCATGATCTGGAAATT GACCGGGACAGCGATAAGAAGC CAGAGGAGCTGCTCGAGGAGAACATGATGCTGGAAATTTCACAGAAGCAGAGTATGAATGAGTCTGCTCACTTGGGCTGGGAGCTGGAGCAGCTTTCTAAGAACAATGAGGTCAATGATG TACGCAAGTCATTTGTGGTTGAGATGAACGAGTCTGCATCTAGTCGGCTTCTGAAGCTGGAAAAGGAGAACCAGAGTCTGCAGAGCACCATCCAGAACCTGCGTGAGGCAACACTTATCTATGAAGAGGGTCAGCTTCACACCATGGAGTTGGAGAGGGAGAACCAGGGCCTAAGCAAGAAG CTTGAGAGACTGCAGACTCAATTGGACCAGGAGAAGCAGACCATAAAGGACACTGAGAACCTCAAGGAAAAGCTCAGTAAGGAAAAGCAGAAACTGGAGAAAGAGTTTGAAACCCTGAAAACAGAAAAGGGACAACAG ATCACAGAGCTGGAGCGAGAGAAGGAGCACCTGATCCAGACTGTGAGCTCCCTGCGAAAACGTGCCCAGGAGGACAGTGAAGCACGTGTGCGTGAGGTGGAAACAGAGAATCGAATCCTCCACCAGAAGATCTCAGACACAGGAAGTCTGCTGGTGCAGCTTGAGAACGAGAAGCAGCAGATCACCAAGCAGTTAGAGAATGAGTGTGGATCTGCCAAGGAGATGCAGAAGATGGTAAAGCACTTAGAGTGCACGCAGAAGCAACTTCAAGATGAGCTGAGTTCACTTAAAATGGCTGAAGAGCAGCTTGAAATCTTGCAGAGCAAGAACAAAGTTTTAGAGCAGGAAAACATAGGGCTCAAGAAGGATGCAAAAGAGTTGCAGAGTGACAACATGCGTTTACCTTTGCTGGAGAAGGAGCGCAGGAAGTTGGAAAATGAGAACTCAGAGCTTCTGGGTACCGTAGCTGAACTGCGTTCCCAGGCCAAGCGCACCGAAAGACTAGAGATCAACTGCAGCAGCCTTGACAAAGAGAACCAGCAGCTCCAAGAGTGCCTGGAAAGTAGTAGCTCTAAAATTGAAGGCCTCAAGAATGAACTGCACGAAGCCGAGGCCCAAAGCGAGGATCTGCGGCATGAACTGGCAGAGCTGAGAAAGGTCGCGAGACGTGCCGAGGAGGCAGAGAAGGAGCGGCGGAAATTGGAGCAGGAGCTAGGCCaatctgagaaagagagaaagcagcTGGAGAGGGAGGCACGTAGGCTGAGGCAGCAAGTGGACGTGAGGGAATCTGCACTTGAAGATAGCTTGCTTAAACTGAGCAACCTGGAGAAAGAAGGAACAGCCATGAACAGGGAGCTTGCACGGCTCCAGGAGGTTGCCAGTAGAGTCAAGGAtatggagaaagagaagaaggacCTGCAGAAACAGGTCACCATTGACAAGAAGACCTTGGCCACACTTCGAGAG GAGCTGGTAAATGAGAAGCTAAGGGTACAGCAGCAGTGTAACGAGCTGGAGAAGCTCAGTCATGAGTTGGAGAAGATTGGCCTGAACCGAGAGAAACTGCTTCAGGAAGAGCACAGCTGCGAAGACAA TAAATACAGGATCCTGGAGACAAAGATTGAGTCAGCTTTGAAGAATTCCCTTGaactaaaggaggaaaaaaTTCAGGGCCTGGAGTCACGTCTTGAGGAGAGCAGCAGCTTGAACCAGCAGCTACGTACTGAGCTCGCATCG GTAAAGAAGACATTGGAGGCCTTGAGGCAGAGGCAGGAGGAGGAGACGGCCCACTCTGAAATATCCCAGAAGACTGTGGAGCAGGGCAGGTCTGGTACCAGCCAAGAGAAATGGGAGACGGAGCAGCGAGAAATCACAGTTGAGCTGCTGAAACTCAAAGACCATCTGATCGATGTGGAAAAGAAT AATGCATCCCTACAGACAGAGAAGCATCTATTGAAAGAGCACCTGAAGCAGCTGGACTCACAGAACACACAGCTGAATGCTCAGACACTGGCGCTGCAAAAACAAGCCACGACACTGCAAGAGCAAAACACTGCACTTCACAAAGACACCGCCAAACTACAG gTTGAGAACTCCACACTGAAATCTCAGAATTCGTCTTTGACTGCTCAGTACACAGCATTGCAGGCTCAGCTGCAGACTCTGGAGGCAGAGGCAGAGGTTCTGCAGAGGCAGCACGAGGAGGCTCGTGCCAGATGTGAAAACATCGCTCAGGACCACGAGCGTCTGCTCAGCGTCCATGAGAGACAGGCAGCCGAATATGAGCAGCTTATCAGCCAGCACACTGCATTAAAGAGCAGCCAAAGAGCACTGGAGCATGAACATCGGAGTCTGGAGAGCAA GTATGCTCTGCTTCTAAAACAGAAGGGTGCTGTGGAAGAGCTGGAGGCATCTCtgcagagagagaaggagagtttGGAGGAGGAGATTCGTAAGAACACTGAGATTATGGGAGAGAACCGCAGCCTGAGAGAAGAGATGGACAG GCTGTCACAAAAGCACTCATATTTGCGTCAGGAGTATGACGGACTGCAGCTTCAGAGCAAGGAGCTAAAGACCTCTCTGAATGAGTCACAGCTGGAGCTAAACCGCTGGCAGGCACGCTTTGACGAACTCAAAGAGCAGCACCAGGGCATGGACATCTCCATGACCAAGCTGGACAACCACTGtgag CTGTTGACTCGGCTGAAAGGGAATCTGGAGGAGGAGAACCACCACCTGCTGAGCCAGATCCAGATCCTGAGCCAGCAGAACCAGACCCTGCTGGAAAGGTCCATGGAGAGCAAGGAGCTATACCACGAGGAGCAGAAACAATACAT TGATAAGCTGAATTCGTTACGGAGACAAAAGGAGAAACTGGAAGAGAAGATCATGGATCAGTACAAGTTCTATGACCCGACTCCTAAAAA GAGGAGCCACTGGCCAGGAGCTAAAGCTATTGCCAAATTAATCAAGCCCAAGAAAGAGGGGCCACGTGACAGGCTGGACAGCCCTCGTGAACGGCTCCGAAGTGCCCCAGACATCCCTCTTCCAGAGATCCCTCACCCTTTAGATTGTTCCCCCAACAGCCCAAcgcttcctccaccttcactgCCGGGACGTCAGACTTGTCTCAACCTGGACTCACCAAGCAGTATCTCCGGGGACGAAAACCATATCCAATCCTCCCCTGTCTCATCCATAGGATCAAACAACAGAG GTCTGAGTTACAACAGTGGCTCCAGAAGTTCAGAAAGCTACCGGccagcaggtggcagcacaGAGGACATGAACGGATATGAGGAGCTGGTGCTTAGACAGCTAGGCTTAGAGCCAGGGGCATCCTGCTCTACTCCATTAAACCCCATCTCCCACAATGCACCGGGCTTCACCTGCTCTAGCTTGCGGCCAGGGCGCAGACCCAAAG GATTAATCTCTGAGGAGGACCTACGTATACACTCCCTTGATGCCGGCTTTGGAAGTGGTGGCCATGGAAACGCAG GACTCAGGCCCAAGTCTGCTGATTACAGTCGCAACACCTCCAGCAGCAGCTCTCCTGTCAACTCAAAAG ATTCCCTGGAGCGCCTGCATAGACATTCTGCCAGTCTCTTCAGTAATGATGTGGCTGGATTGAGCCATGAGAGTGCCACACTTAGCCAGTCCTCACTGCTACCTCGTAGCTCCACCCTTCCCTACGAAGCCATGCCTCAATCACGGTCTACACCACGCACCACCTGTCCACGCCCTGGCTCCCCTGGCAGCGAGATGGTCACTCTGGAGGAGTTTCTGCAGGAAAGCAACACCCTGTCACCTCCTACT GTGCACACAGGAAGTCAGGAGGACCTAATGACTGACTATTTCACCAGAGTGTCCAGGCCAACGGCACCAGCTAGAGATGGCGCCAAAACACCCACTAGTTATGTCACGCCCACCATCAAAGCAACAGCATCTGTACCAGATGGGCTAGCCTCGAAACCTGGGCACAGTGTTAAACCAAGCATACGACTCTCAGAAGCTTCCATGACCCTTTCTCAGTCGCAGACACTTCCTAACCGAGGGGGGCGGTCTTTGCATCTGCAGCACTCGGGGCATCGTGGAGGAACCACAGGCAGCAACAGCTTGAATCGCACTTTCAGCCTGGCCTCGGCCGACCTCCTCCAATCAAATGGTCCTGACAGCTACCGGCCCGAGGCGGGTGGCAAAAATCAGGCAGAGGGGATGACTAGGAGGGAACGTCCACTTTCAGCCAGGCTCTCTGGAAGCTCTGGACATATTTCACTAGACCCCCGTCGCCTTTCTGTAGCTCCTCCCAGAGATGACCCACccttcacttcctcctccactgcTTTGCATTCAGACCGCTACACTGGAACTGGTGGCCGCTCAGGAAGCTTAAATTCAAACAATTCCCACTATCCTCGAGGTGAGGTGGCGATGGTGACGCCGGTGCGTGCAGTCTCTGCCCTGAGACAAaaggaggtggaggagcagaaggagaGCAGGCAGGCTGAGCCATCTCCCTCCTCACTAAAGAAATCAGATAGTTCTGGCCCAGGCTGTTATGTAGAGGAGAGGCCCTTGAGTACACCAGCTTCACCAGACCCCAACAACGACCAGCAAACTGTTTGGTACGAATATGGCTGCGTGTAA
- the LOC124389782 gene encoding ovarian cancer G-protein coupled receptor 1 — MCEKESRCLWVHGPLERPMLNMSEEMINCSINHNIHQNIFSGTYILVLLVGFPINAYSLYHAWLQLRARNELGVYLLNLTVSDLLYLASLPVWLQYIFNGDNWIYSEWACKICGFLLYDNIYISIGFLCCISIDRYLAVVYPLRFSALRTMKAAALVSAVVWIKELAVGIFIFQHKELSIDKTNHSVCFEHYPMQEWEKPINYYRFLVGFLFPLLILSVSYFRVLRAVGKSAGTQTAQKKRIRSLVTITIIIFLVCFSPYHIFLLVRTVMETDCSFVEKIFFYYHFSLLLTSFNCVADPALYCFVSESVQNSIQQAVEACTHVSCCCSKCGSSYNTDSGKATTTNDNSTIALVVKLQQTKVEL; from the coding sequence ATGTGTGAGAAAGAATCTAGGTGCCTTTGGGTGCATGGTCCATTAGAAAGACCCATGCTGAATATGTCTGAAGAGATGATCAACTGTTCAATTAACCACAACATTCACCAAAACATCTTTTCTGGAACCTACATCCTGGTCTTATTGGTAGGATTTCCTATCAATGCCTACTCACTCTACCATGCCTGGCTGCAGCTGAGGGCTCGCAATGAACTTGGGGTCTACCTGCTTAACCTGACTGTGTCTGATCTTCTGTACCTGGCCTCTCTGCCTGTCTGGCTGCAGTACATCTTTAATGGAGATAACTGGATATATAGTGAGTGGGCCTGCAAAATCTGTGGCTTCCTGCTCTATGACAACATATATATCAGCATCGGCTTTCTGTGCTGTATCTCGATAGACCGTTACCTGGCTGTGGTCTACCCCCTCCGCTTCTCTGCACTCCGCACCATGAAAGCAGCAGCATTGGTTAGTGCTGTAGTGTGGATCAAGGAACTTGCTGTAGGTATATTCATTTTCCAGCACAAGGAGCTAAGCATAGACAAGACTAACCATTCAGTGTGCTTTGAGCACTACCCCATGCAGGAATGGGAGAAGCCAATAAACTACTACCGTTTTCTTGTCGGCTTCCTGTTTCCATTATTAATCCTTTCTGTCTCGTACTTCCGGGTCCTAAGGGCTGTCGGCAAGAGCGCAGGGACGCAGACGGCCCAGAAAAAACGCATCAGAAGCCTggtcaccatcaccatcatcatcttcctggTGTGCTTTTCACCATACCACATCTTTCTGCTGGTGCGGACAGTCATGGAAACCGATTGCTCTTTTGTTGAGAAGATTTTCTTCTATTACCACTTCTCGCTCCTGCTCACTAGTTTCAATTGCGTGGCTGATCCAGCACTTTATTGCTTTGTCAGTGAAAGCGTCCAGAACAGCATCCAACAAGCTGTAGAGGCTTGTACCCATGTTTCCTGCTGCTGCTCCAAATGCGGGAGCAGCTACAACACAGACTCTGGCAAAGCAACAACAACTAATGACAATAGCACAATTGCCCTTGTGGTCAAACTGCAGCAAACTAAGGTGGAACTGTGA